A genomic window from Silene latifolia isolate original U9 population chromosome 11, ASM4854445v1, whole genome shotgun sequence includes:
- the LOC141612922 gene encoding uncharacterized protein LOC141612922, which produces MDNSPAIGSPATDNIVKVEGGSNNDAVKMITIKIEKQNTKTVAFKIKRNVHLGKVLIRYCEHMGFTENVYKFQYLGKQVKDTDTPDSLDMEDDDVIDCWDPLLGGFSNA; this is translated from the coding sequence ATGGATAACTCTCCAGCAATAGGCAGCCCAGCCACAGATAACATAGTAAAAGTAGAAGGAGGCAGTAACAATGATGCAGTAAAAATGATAACTATTAAAATTGAAAAGCAAAATACAAAAACTGTTGCATTCAAGATTAAACGTAACGTTCATTTGGGTAAAGTTTTAATAAGATATTGTGAGCATATGGGTTTCACAGAAAATGTTTACAAATTTCAGTATCTTGGAAAACAAGTGAAAGATACGGATACTCCTGATTCTCTCGATATGGAAGATGATGATGTTATTGATTGTTGGGATCCTCTCCTTGGCGGTTTTTCTAACGCGTAA
- the LOC141611019 gene encoding uncharacterized protein LOC141611019 isoform X1, whose protein sequence is MTGPTASGTPKVEFISPSSPLYLHPNESTSLSLTPKKFNGENYDLWADAVRNALDAKNKLAFIEGKVKKPITPDGQEESLEAVAWRQCNAMLKAWIRCSIDEDLHASISFTGTIMEVWKELKERYAAGNAPRVHQLKAELSDCKQKKDQSVVQYYTNLKTIWDELASYSKVPPCTCGAANEMLKEREEAKVHQFLMGLDTSLYGHIRSNLLMDDEVASLSRAYALVLREERHKAVTKGKEEVLDATAAMAARVTDATTAPARARVNNNSFEKEEPEIFHCGYCGKPWHTEENCWDKPGNQGRGRGRGGRGRRGRGRGGRGNYQRANAAGVADEGSNGNDNGRINTTPHSLGEKGRTYLRG, encoded by the exons ATGACGGGACCAACTGCATCCGGAACACCCAAGGTGGAATTCATTTCACCATCCTCTCCACTTTACCTTCATCCCAATGAAAGCACCAGTTTATCATTAACTCCCAAGAAGTTTAATGGAGAGAATTATGATTTATGGGCCGATGCGGTAAGGAATGCTCTTGACGCGAAAAACAAATTGGCTTTTATCGAAGGCAAAGTTAAGAAGCCTATCACGCCTGACGGTCAAGAGGAGTCCCTCGAAGCAGTGGCGTGGCGACAGTGCAACGCCATGCTCAAGGCATGGATAAGATGTTCGATTGACGAAGATTTACATGCTAGTATCAGTTTTACGGGTACTATCATGGAAGTTTGGAAGGAATTGAAGGAGCGATATGCTGCTGGAAACGCCCCTAGAGTACATCAATTGAAGGCGGAATTAAGCGACTGCAAACAAAAGAAAGATCAGTCTGTGGTCCAATATTACACAAATTTGAAAACCATATGGGATGAATTAGCAAGTTATAGCAAAGTGCCTCCGTGCACTTGTGGAGCGGCTAATGAAATGCTCAAAGAACGAGAAGAGGCGAAGGTCCATCAGTTCCTTATGGGACTAGATACAAGTCTTTATGGACACATCCGATCAAATTTGTTAATGGATGACGAAGTTGCCTCGCTAAGCAGGGCCTATGCACTAGTGCTAAGAGAAGAGCGGCATAAAGCAGTAACAAAGGGAAAAGAAGAAGTCCTCGATGCAACTGCGGCAATGGCGGCCAGAGTCACAGACGCGACGACTGCTCCTGCTCGTGCTCGGGTGAATAACAACTCTTTCGAAAAAGAGGAACCAGAAATTTTCCACTGTGGGTATTGCGGAAAACCATGGCACACCGAGGAAAATTGCTGGGATAAACCGGGCAATCAAGGCAGGGGGAGAGGACGCGGCGGTCGTGGACGGCGTGGCAGAGGCCGAGGAGGTCGTGGTAACTATCAGAGGGCAAATGCGGCTGGAGTTGCTGATGAAGGGAGTAATGGAAACGACAATGGGAGAATTAACACAACTCCGCACTCTCTTGGCGAAAAAGGAAG GACCTATCTACGAGGATGa
- the LOC141611019 gene encoding uncharacterized protein LOC141611019 isoform X2 produces the protein MTGPTASGTPKVEFISPSSPLYLHPNESTSLSLTPKKFNGENYDLWADAVRNALDAKNKLAFIEGKVKKPITPDGQEESLEAVAWRQCNAMLKAWIRCSIDEDLHASISFTGTIMEVWKELKERYAAGNAPRVHQLKAELSDCKQKKDQSVVQYYTNLKTIWDELASYSKVPPCTCGAANEMLKEREEAKVHQFLMGLDTSLYGHIRSNLLMDDEVASLSRAYALVLREERHKAVTKGKEEVLDATAAMAARVTDATTAPARARVNNNSFEKEEPEIFHCGYCGKPWHTEENCWDKPGNQGRGRGRGGRGRRGRGRGGRGNYQRANAAGVADEGSNGNDNGRINTTPHSLGEKGR, from the coding sequence ATGACGGGACCAACTGCATCCGGAACACCCAAGGTGGAATTCATTTCACCATCCTCTCCACTTTACCTTCATCCCAATGAAAGCACCAGTTTATCATTAACTCCCAAGAAGTTTAATGGAGAGAATTATGATTTATGGGCCGATGCGGTAAGGAATGCTCTTGACGCGAAAAACAAATTGGCTTTTATCGAAGGCAAAGTTAAGAAGCCTATCACGCCTGACGGTCAAGAGGAGTCCCTCGAAGCAGTGGCGTGGCGACAGTGCAACGCCATGCTCAAGGCATGGATAAGATGTTCGATTGACGAAGATTTACATGCTAGTATCAGTTTTACGGGTACTATCATGGAAGTTTGGAAGGAATTGAAGGAGCGATATGCTGCTGGAAACGCCCCTAGAGTACATCAATTGAAGGCGGAATTAAGCGACTGCAAACAAAAGAAAGATCAGTCTGTGGTCCAATATTACACAAATTTGAAAACCATATGGGATGAATTAGCAAGTTATAGCAAAGTGCCTCCGTGCACTTGTGGAGCGGCTAATGAAATGCTCAAAGAACGAGAAGAGGCGAAGGTCCATCAGTTCCTTATGGGACTAGATACAAGTCTTTATGGACACATCCGATCAAATTTGTTAATGGATGACGAAGTTGCCTCGCTAAGCAGGGCCTATGCACTAGTGCTAAGAGAAGAGCGGCATAAAGCAGTAACAAAGGGAAAAGAAGAAGTCCTCGATGCAACTGCGGCAATGGCGGCCAGAGTCACAGACGCGACGACTGCTCCTGCTCGTGCTCGGGTGAATAACAACTCTTTCGAAAAAGAGGAACCAGAAATTTTCCACTGTGGGTATTGCGGAAAACCATGGCACACCGAGGAAAATTGCTGGGATAAACCGGGCAATCAAGGCAGGGGGAGAGGACGCGGCGGTCGTGGACGGCGTGGCAGAGGCCGAGGAGGTCGTGGTAACTATCAGAGGGCAAATGCGGCTGGAGTTGCTGATGAAGGGAGTAATGGAAACGACAATGGGAGAATTAACACAACTCCGCACTCTCTTGGCGAAAAAGGAAGGTAA
- the LOC141611044 gene encoding glyoxylate/hydroxypyruvate reductase HPR3-like, whose translation MESMEDSSSSSSSSLPKIILIKPPSIFLQFEHQFSRHFHFLKAYESPLPLPSFLAAAESVGVAAMFVTYNGPPITAETVLDHIPSLRCIVSTTAGVDYIDLDECRRRGILVANAAGVSSTDCADFAVGLVVDVLRRVSGGDRFVRSGGWCGGEFRLGRRLSGKTVGIVGLGRIGSGVAKRLHAFNCNILYNSRNKKPSVPYSFYSDVCEMAADSDLLVICCSLSDQTRHMINKEVLTALGKDGIIVNVARGPIIDEKELVRFLLEGRIAGAGLDVFEHEPCVPKELFSLDNVVLGHHQAPFTEDCFVDLFELVKGNFEAFFANKPLLTPVA comes from the exons ATGGAGTCCATGGAAgattcatcttcatcttcatcttcatcgctaccaaaaataatattaattaaaccACCATCAATATTCCTCCAATTTGAACACCAATTTTCCCGCCATTTTCACTTCCTCAAAGCTTACGAATCTCCATTACCACTCCCTTCCTTCCTCGCCGCCGCCGAGAGCGTCGGCGTCGCCGCGATGTTCGTCACCTATAACGGACCTCCCATCACTGCCGAAACGGTGCTCGATCACATCCCTTCGCTTCGTTGCATCGTTTCTACCACCGCCGGTGTCGATTATATTGATCTTGATGAGTGTCGACGACGCGGTATTCTCGTTGCGAATGCAGCTGGAGTTTCGTCTACTGATTGTGCGGATTTCGCCGTTGGTTTGGTTGTTGATGTGCTTCGGAGGGTGTCTGGTGGTGATCGGTTCGTTAGGAGTGGTGGTTGGTGTGGTGGCGAGTTTCGGTTAGGTCGTCGG TTGAGCGGCAAGACAGTAGGAATAGTTGGTCTAGGAAGAATTGGTTCAGGGGTTGCAAAAAGACTCCACGCTTTCAACTGtaatatattgtacaactctaggAATAAGAAGCCATCAGTCCCGTACTCATTTTATTCAGACGTCTGTGAGATGGCTGCTGACAGTGATTTGCTTGTAATATGCTGCTCTTTATCTGATCAAACCCGGCATATGATAAACAAGGAAGTTCTGACGGCACTAGGTAAGGATGGAATTATTGTTAACGTAGCTCGAGGGCCTATAATTGATGAGAAGGAGCTGGTAAGGTTTTTGTTGGAAGGTCGGATAGCTGGCGCTGGCTTGGATGTATTTGAGCATGAGCCGTGTGTGCCTAAAGAGCTGTTCTCCCTGGACAATGTTGTTCTGGGACATCATCAAGCGCCTTTCACTGAGGATTGCTTTGTGGATCTCTTTGAACTTGTGAAAGGAAATTTTGAAGCTTTTTTCGCAAATAAGCCTCTACTTACCCCTGTTGCTTGA